The following are encoded in a window of Homalodisca vitripennis isolate AUS2020 unplaced genomic scaffold, UT_GWSS_2.1 ScUCBcl_245;HRSCAF=1753, whole genome shotgun sequence genomic DNA:
- the LOC124370521 gene encoding E3 ubiquitin-protein ligase TRAIP-like, whose protein sequence is MSAICGVCNSTCDEKSEIRCSACEVVFHLKCLKADAEGVKTRANKEWKCRDCRSVSNSAKSATGTSALTKDFLRKVIEEFKTDLFSELKSFRKDLEEVKSSMQVVSDALDKSNEMMKEIQKSYLEMKKENKELKETTFVLSRTVGELQDKVRTLEQYTRKNNIEISGIPVTPRESVNEIVKDLGKVLGVEVDDSQINLAHRIPSFKKERIPSIVVQFHARSTKEEWVSKYQKRKQRSSLLASDVNVAYSRNRVFVSEHLSPDNKIFLSKLKEKCKDVGFKFAWCRDGRFYARKKEGENCVKINTLLDIDNLK, encoded by the coding sequence atgtCTGCGATCTGCGGCGTCTGTAATTCGACTTGTGATGAGAAAAGTGAAATCAGGTGTAGTGCTTGTGAGGTCGTTTTTCATCTGAAGTGCTTGAAAGCCGATGCGGAAGGAGTCAAGACCCGTGCCAACAAAGAGTGGAAGTGTAGGGACTGTCGCTCTGTAAGTAACAGTGCGAAATCTGCCACAGGAACCAGTGCCTTGACAAAGGATTTCTTACGAAAGGTTATTGAGGAGTTCAAGACTGATTTGTTCAGCGAGCTGAAGAGCTTCAGGAAGGATCTTGAGGAGGTCAAGTCGTCAATGCAGGTAGTGTCGGATGCATTAGATAAGTCAAACGAAATGATGAAAGAGATACAAAAGAGCTACTTGGAgatgaaaaaggaaaataaagagTTAAAAGAAACAACTTTCGTCCTTTCTAGAACCGTCGGCGAGCTACAGGATAAGGTCAGAACCCTCGAGCAGTACACTAGGaagaacaatattgaaataagtgGGATTCCTGTAACACCTAGAGAGTCAGTGAACGAGATCGTCAAGGACCTTGGGAAGGTGCTGGGAGTGGAGGTGGACGATAGCCAAATCAACTTAGCTCACCGTATCCCATCTTTCAAGAAAGAGCGCATCCCGTCCATTGTGGTACAGTTCCATGCCAGGAGCACAAAAGAAGAATGGGTAAGCAAGTACCAGAAACGCAAGCAAAGAAGCAGTCTACTCGCAAGTGATGTCAACGTTGCTTATTCAAGAAATAGAGTATTCGTCAGTGAACACCTGTCACCAGACAACAAAATCTTCCTGTCCAAGCTCAAGGAGAAATGTAAGGACGTTGGCTTCAAGTTTGCTTGGTGTCGTGATGGAAGATTTTACGCCAGGAAAAAAGAAGGTGAAAATTGTGTCAAAATAAATACCCTACTAGACATTGACAATCTCAAGTAG